A segment of the Chryseobacterium scophthalmum genome:
TAATACCAAAGCAATTCTTAGGATTTTAGATCTTCACGATATAAAAGCAAGTTTTTTTGTAGAGATTTCTATTGCAGAAAAACTTCATAATTTACTAAAAGCAATTTCTGCTCAAGGGCATGAAATTGCTTTTTATAATAAAGATTCTAGTCTCGAAAAAATCGATCAGGTAAAAAAATCGATTCAGGAATTTCTTGAAAAACAGATCAAAGGAATCCGCCAAAAAGACAACCAGTTTTCTTTGGAAGATTTAAAATCAATTGGTTTTAATTATATCTCAAACATCGATCACGCTGATATTCTGTTTCCTTTTAAACGATTAAAAAGAACTTCTGAAATCATCGAAGACAATGGTTTAAGCATTGTTCCGGAAAGTATTTCTCCATACAGTCAGTTGCCTTATAACGATTTTGTCTTTCAGATTTTGCCGATGCAGTATTATCAGAATATGGTTTTTGAAACCTTGAAAAATGATGATTTTGTCTTGGTTTATCTTGAATCTTGGCAATTTACTGATCTCAATAAATATCAGTTTAAAGTTCCGTTTTACCGAAGGTTTTATTTAGGAAAAAAAATGGAGGATAAACTGGAAGCTTTTCTTTCATGGATCAATGAAAAGGAATTAGCAACTTCAAGAATGAAGGATTATATTTTTTAGTTTCGAGTTTCTGGTTCCGAGATTCGAGTTTAAAGATTCGAGGATTGAAATTCGAGATTTAAACCTGAAATTAAAAACCTCGAAACCCAAATCCCTGATCGCGAATTTCGGAAACACGAAACTCGTATCGCGTAGCTCGCATCTCTAACTCAATTCAAAAAGCGTAATTTCAGGTAAAACTCCAACTCTTCCGGGATAACCTAAAACTCCGAAACCTCTGTTTACGTAGAGCATTTTCCCTTCACTTTCGTACAAATCTGCCCATTTTGGATAGCGGTATTGTACAGGAGACCATTTTATATTTTTTAAATCTAAGCCAAACTGCATTCCGTGTGTATGTCCTGAAAGTGTTAAATGAATATCTTTAGGGTGTTTTTTCACTACATAATCAAAATGAGTAGGGTCGTGGCTCATTAATATTTTAGTGGCGTTTTGTGGAACGTTTTCCAGAGCTTTATTAATATCTCCATATTGTGGAAATGGCTTTAATCCCCAGTTTTCAACACCTAAAATATAGATATTTTCACCGTCTTTCTCAATGATTCTGTTTTCATTACGAAGCATATCAAAACCGGCTTGTCTTTGATAGTCAATTAAGGTTTCAAGGTTTTTGTTTTGTTCATCCTTGGAATTCCATTTTACATAATCTCCGTAATCATGGTTTCCTAAGACTGCAAATTTCCCGTCTTTCGCTTTAATTTTAGAAAATAAAGGAATGAATGGTTTAAATTCATCAGCAACATTATTGACCATATCTCCGGTAAATAAAACTAAATCTGGATTTTGCTCATTAATTAAATCAATAGCATGCTGCAGTTTGCTCGGATCAGAAAAACTTCCGCTGTGAACATCTGAAATCTGAATGATTTTATATCCTTTAAAACTTTTAGGAAGATTGGCAAATTTTACTTTTACTCTTCTTACTGTGTGACGGTATTTTCCAAACGTGATTCCGTCTATGAAAAGGGCAGAAAGTACGCCTCCTAAACCTAATCCCATTAAGCTTAAAAACTTTCTTCTTTCTGGGAAAAAATTCTCTGTAGGCTTTGTTAATCCTACCAAATAACCTCCTGTTCTGAAAATATCATCAACCAATAAAAACAGAACGATGAAAATTTTAGGTAAAATGAAAATTAAAAATAAAGAGATTGTAATCTGAGCTCTTTCTGTACTTCGGTCGCTTCTTTGGAAATGACTGACTTCGTAGGCAAAAACGCCGTAAATAGCCAAAGATAAAACGATATAGCCTAGTCTTACCCAGAAATTATCTGTTAAGGTTCTTATTGCCTGAAAAATATAAACTTCTAAAAATAAGAAGATTGCGGCTATAAATAAGAAGTTTTTTTGCATAATCAGGTTTAAAAAAAGCACAAAAAATAAATTTCCTGTGCTTTTTATATTGTTTAATTAATATTCTTATGGAAATTTATAAACGATCGCATTGATGTTCATTCCGGCTCCAACCGAAGTCATTACAATGTTCCCTTTATCTTTAAACGTATGACCCTCCATTTTTCCTTTAATTATTAAATCAAACATGGTAGGAATTGTTGCTACAGAAGTATTTCCCAAATCCTGAACAGTCATAGGAGATACAGAATGATCGTAATCTTTCACATCATAAAGCTTGTGAAGTCTGTCTATCATTGCATAATCCATTTTAGCATTCGCTTGGTGAATCAATATTTTGTCGATGTCTTCAATAGATAATTTTGCGTCTTCGATAGTTTCTTTAATAGCTGCAGGAACATTTTTAAGAGCGTACTCATAAATTTTTCTTCCCTGCATTCTTACAAATAAACGAGTCTGATCTGATTCTTCGTTGATAGAAGGTCCGTTTGCAAGATAATTAAGTTCAACACCATTATCACAGATTGTATTATGAGCAATAATCCCTACATTTTCTTCGTCAGTCGCTTTTACTACTACAGCTCCGGCTCCGTCTGCGAAAATCATTCTGTTTCTATCGTGCGGATCGGTTACTCTGCTCAAAGTTTCAGCTCCAATGACAAGGATGGTTTTTGCAACGTTCGCTTTAATTAAATTATCAGCTAGAATCATCGCTTCAACCCAACCCGGACAACCGAAAATCATATCATAAGTAATACATTTTCTGTTTTTAATGCCTAATTTATTTTTAACTCTTGCTGCCATTGTCGGCATAAAATCTACATATCCGTTTACGGTAACTTCACCAAAATTACTTGCGTAGATAATATAATCAAGCTCTTCCTGGTCTATATTTGCGTCTGCAATAGCAATTTTTGCAGCTTCAAAACCGATTTGTGAATTTGAAAGATCTTCGTCAATAAATCTCCTGTTTTCTATTTCTGTAATTTCTACAAATTTTGCAATAGTTTCCTCAGCAGGCTTGTCAATCTTCACCCCGTCTTCTGTATAAAACTCTGAATCTAAGAAAAAATCCCTTCCAATTATTCTATTCGGAAGATAAGATCCGGAACCAATAATGATCGTATTTGGCATTCGCTTATGTAATTTTTTAAAGATGCAAAGTTAATAATTAATATTAATAAGAAAGAATTAAAAATATTATTAAATTTGCAAAAATTGTTTCAGCCAATCTATGAAAAACAATCCGTCCTTAAAAGGTTTAATTATTGCTGCTGTGGTATTTATCGGTGCTTTTGCCGTTTACAACTTCTTTTTAGCGAAGAAAAATTATTACCTTGTAGATAATCCTACTCCCAATACCTACTATTTTAAAATAAATAATGAGCCAGAAGGTATTATTTCGGCAGGCCAATCTGTGCAGGTAGACTTACAGAAAGGGAAAAATTCTATAAAAGTTTTTGATCAGAATAAGAAAATGCTTTATGATTCTGCTTTTGAGGTAAATAAAATTCGTGGTCTTTTAAATATTGCCCATAAAGATTATTATATCAATGAGCAATATTATGGGTACAATCTTAAAAAAGATTCATTACTTTTGGCACTGGATAAAACCATGATTGACGGAAAACAATATTATGGGGGAGCTAAACGTTTTAATAAACTCTATACAGAAGGTTTTTATTATAATGTAGATGAAGACTATGATCAGATGATCAAAAACATTCAGAAAGTAGAGTCCCGTACAAAGATTTTCCGCAAGCAGGATTATCTTAATTATTATAAAGAATACTATAAGTTTTAAGTTTTGACAAAAGATATCAACCAAGTAACGCCCTACAATTCTGAATCTAGCAAAAAGAGTCAGGTAGAGGATATGTTCGACAACATTGCGCCTAAATACGATTTATTAAACCACGTTTTGTCTATGAAAATAGATGTGTTGTGGAGAAATAAACTGGTAAAATGGATGAATCACGACAGCCCGAAAGAAACGTTGGATGTCGCTACAGGAACCGGAGATTTGGCCATTGCGGTAGAAAAAGGAACCGGTGCAAAAGTAGTGGGATTAGATTTGTCGCAACAAATGTTAAATGTTGGCGTTATTAAAATAAAAAAACTTAATTTAGACGGCAAAATTTCCATGCAAAAGGGCGATGCAGAAAATTTACCTTTCGAGGACAATAGATTTGATGCTGTTTCCGTTGCTTTTGGAGTGAGAAATTTTGAGAACCTTACTAAAGGTTTGGCAGAGTTGAGAAGAGTGGTTAAAGAAAATAAGAGTGTTTATATTCTTGAGTTTTCAAAGGTAGAGGGTTTTTTAGGGCCATTTTATATGTTTTATTTCAAAAATATTTTGCCGGCAATCGGCAGACTGGTTTCTAAAGACAACAGGGCGTATACTTATCTTCCCGATTCTGTAAATGCATTTCCTTTTGGAGAAAAGATGAGACAAATTCTTTTAGATACAGGATTTAAAAAAGTAGAATACAAAAAATTAAGTTTAGGTATAGCCACAATTTATAAAGCAACAAAATAACCTATGAATAAATTTCTATTAAAAGCTCTGGTTTTAGCCTCAGTAAGTTTTGCAACAGTTGCAAATGCTCAATTTAGAACCCGTAACAGGATGGACAAGTTGGAAGACTTTGACCAGAAAAAAGTGAGTTGGGGGTTTTATCTGAATGGTAATTTACTGGATTATAGAATTGTACTCAACCCAAGATACGGAATGTATGAAAATCATAATTTGGTATCTTCAAAAGAAAGCACAAGCTTTGGAGCGGGTCTTATTGCCAAATTCAGATTAAATGACTATTTAGATGTAAGAGTAGAGCCAGGTTTGCAGTTTGCTCAGAGACAACTGACTTTTAATACCCAATCAAATGATATTTATAGTGATGGAAGTTTGACGAATGCTCCTTTTATTCCGATTGCTTTAACAGAAAAAGATAGGGTAAGAGATATTAAATCTACTTTGGTAGATATTCCTGTAATGTTAGAATTACACGGAGACAGATGGTACAACTCAAGACCATATGTTGCGGCTGGTGTAAATTATATTGTTAATTTACAGTCAAACTCAGATTCTCAGGATGATAACATGCAGCAGGTTTTCAGATCAACAACGCATAATTTTGCTTGGTCTGCAGAAATGGGAATTCAGTTCTATTTTAATAAATTTAAATTAACTCCTGCAATCAGAGGTACATTTTTCATGAACAACGAAATGGTTTCTGATAATGCTTCAACGCCTCCATATTGGTCTGCAGCAGTTTCTACACTACAAACAAGAGCGGTTATGTTTGTTTTGAAATTTGAATAATATAATATAAAATTAATATAAAAAGGAGGTGCTTGGCATCTCCTTTTTTATTTTTGTCAAAATATAGAGATTATTATTTTCGTCGGTACTAATATTTTCCTATTTTTGCTAATAGTTAGAAAATTTATAAACCTGAAATGCTTCAAGAATTAGAAAATAATTTTTCAGAAATAGAAAAAAAGATTTTGAACCTTCAAAAAAGTTATCAAAATTTATCTGAAAAATATTTAGAATTAAATAAAGAGCATACTGAGCTGAAGACGAGATACGATGAAGAGAGAAAGAAAAATCAGGTATTGGCAGAAGAACAGAAAAATATAAAATTGTATTCAGCAATATCAGGAAATCCTGAACACAACAGACTCATGAAAAACCACATCAATAGATTGGTAAAAGAAGTAGACTTTTGTATTGCACAGCTTCAAAATAGTGGATTATAATGGAGGTAAGGAGAATAACCATCAACATTGCAGGAAGAGTATATCCGCTAAATGTACCCGCAGCAGAAGAAGAAACACTGCGCAAAGTGGGGAAGCAAATTGAAAATATGATTAAAGATTTTGAACAAAATTTTGATGTAAGAGATAAACAGGATGCTTTGGCAATGTGTGCCCTAAAACTGGGAACCAACGCAGAAGTAGTTGCTCTGAATCATGATAAAAATATAAAATCAACCAATGAAAGATTAACAGAAATTAATCGGTCACTGGACGATATAGGAAAATAGATTTTTTTTCCAAAAAAAACTGCCTACAGTAATTCTAACACATTAAGGTAAACTCAACGCTAAACAATTTAATGTTCGAAAGTCTTTTCAATGGCGCGCTGCATTACGCAGATTACAGAGAGAAGAAATCAGATCAAATCGTGAAGATTAGGAGTTTACTCTAAATCACTGGATTGCTGTGGGTTTTTTTATTTTAAGTTAACAAGACAATTAAAACTCAATATATATATGACAACAGCCATTATAGTAGGCGTTATTTGCTTAGTAATCGGTGCAGTAGCAGGGATGTTTTTCTCTAAAAGTTCACTGAATACAAAAGCTAAATTCATTGTAGATGATGCAAAAAAGAACGCTGAAAACCTTATAGAAAAAGCTAATGTACAAGCTGAATCCATAAAAAAAGAAAAGAATCTTCAAGCTAAAGAAAAATTCTTAGAACTAAAGTCACAGCACGATGCAGATATTCAGGCTCGCGAAAAGAAAATGCAGGACGCTGAAAAAAGAACGAAAGACAAAGAAAATAAGCTGAATGACGAGCTTAGCAAAGCAGGGAAATTAGAAAAGGATTTAGACAGACAGATTGCTGATTATGCTAAGAAAAACGAAATTTTAGAAAAAAAACAAAGCGATCTGGAGCAGGCAACAGCTAAGAAAGTTGAAATGCTTGAAAAGATTTCAAACTATACAGCAGAAGAAGCTAAAGCAGAATTGGTAGAAACCATGAGAGCTGAAGCAAAAACCAGAGCTCAGGCGCACGTTCAGAGCATTATGGAAGAAGCTCAGTTGAATGCGAAAAGCGAAGCAAGAAAAATCGTTATTCAGACTATTCAGAGAATTGGTACAGAACAGGCGATTGAAAATTCAGTTTCGGTATTTAATATTGAATCTGATGAAGTAAAAGGTAGAATTATCGGTAGAGAAGGTAGAAATATCCGAGCTTTAGAAGCGGTTACAGGTGTAGAAATCATCGTTGATGATACTCCGGAAGCTATTCTTCTTTCATGTTTTGATCCGGTAAGAAGAGAGATCGCAAGACTATCACTTCACAGATTGGTTACAGACGGTAGAATTCACCCTGCAAGAATTGAAGAAGTTGTAGAAAAGACAAGAAAACAAATCGAAGAAGAAATTATCGAAGTTGGTAAAAGAACCATTATCGATTTAGGAATTCACGGTTTGCATCCTGAATTGGTGAAAATCGTTGGTAGAATGAAATACCGTTCTTCATACGGACAAAACCTTTTACAGCACTCAAGAGAAGTTGCCAACATTGCTGCAACAATGGCTGCAGAATTAGGATTAAACGTAAAATTAGCTAAAAGAGCAGGTCTTTTACACGATATCGGTAAAGTTCCTGAGCAGGAATCTGAACTTCCACACGCACTTTTAGGAATGCAATGGGCTGAAAAATATGGTGAAAATGCAGAAGTAATCAATGCAATCGGAGCTCACCACGACGAAGTAGAAATGACTTCTTTATTGTCTCCAATTATTCAGGTTGCCGATGCTATTTCTGGAGCAAGACCGGGAGCAAGAAGACAGGTTTTAGAATCTTATATTCAAAGACTAAAAGATCTTGAAGCTGCAGCATTAAGTTTTGAAGGTGTTTCTTCAGCTTACGCAATTCAGGCGGGTAGAGAACTGAGAGTTATGGTAGAAAGTAGTAGAATAAACGACGAAATGTCTTCTCAGCTTTCTTATGATATTTCAGAGAAAATTCAGAATGAATTGACTTATCCGGGACAAGTAAAAGTAACGGTAATCAGAGAAACAAGAACGGTAAATATCGCAAGATAATTTAAGTTTAAAATAAGAATACACATAGAAACCTTTCATTTAATTGAAAGGTTTTTTTTATGAAAATTATTTTTATGGATGCTTTAGGCTAAATAGAATTATGTGTAATAATTTGATAATATTAATTTATTGTTTGTGATTTATTTATAAATAATACTTACATTTGGTACTCAAACTATATTATTAAATTTAAAAACTAATCACATGACAAACATTTTGAAAAACGCGAAAAAATTAAAGCAAGCAGATCTTAAAAACATCGTAGGAGGAGTAAGCGGAAACCCTGATTTATCTCTTTGTGGATGCGATTGTGCAGGAGCTGTTACAGGTCCTTACTATTGTGTACAGTATATCGGTTGTCCACAAGTGTATACTTGCAAAGATGTATATTAGATCTAGACATTAAAAAATATGAATCTGCCCCAAAACTGAGGCAGATTTTTTTATTTTTAATGTTATATTTTATCCTTTCTATATTTTTGGAAGTTGATTTATATTGTAAATATTAAAAGATAATTAAACTTTAAAATTCAATTATGTATAATGATTTGATAATATTTATTATTTATTTGCGTTCTATTTAGAAATGATATTTAAATTTGATCACCAAACTATATTATTTAATTAAAAAACAAATCACATGACAAACATTTTAAAAAACGCTAAAAAATTAAAGCAGGCTGACCTTAAAAACATCGTCGGAGGAATTAAAGTTGGAAACCCAGATTTATCTCTTTGTGGATGCAGTTGCACAGGAGCCGTTACCGGACCTTCATATTGCACACAGTACATCGGTTGTCCGCAAGTTTATAATTGTAAAGACTAAAATAATAAAACCCTTCCAAAGATCATTTGGAAGGGTTTTTACTTTTAACAATAAACCTTTATAAAAAAGGTTTCATTTCGTCTTCAATCTGAGTTCTCAGCTCCATAAGACGTTTTGCATATTTTTCCTGTTGTTTTTCTTCTTCAGTTTCAGGAATCCATTTCGGAACGGGAAGCTTCTTTCCATTTTCATCTACGGCTACAAATACAATGATGCAATGCGTTTTCTTGTCAAATGTTGGCTGCTTCAAATTTCTTGAGAAAACATTAATCGAGATATGCATACTCGAAGAACCGGTATAAATTACCTGTGCTTCCACTTTTACAATTTCACCAATTTTAATAGGTTCGTAGAAACGAATTCCTCCAACGTAGACTGTTACAGAATAATTCCCGCTCCATGTTGTTGCACATGCGTAACCAGCTTGGTCGATCCACTTCATTACACTTCCGCCGTGTACATTTCCGCCGTAATTTACATCTGAAGGTTCAGAGATAAACTGAAAAGTAACAGGTTTGTTATCCATTTTTTTAATTTTAATAAAGGTATTTAATAATTTTCAGAATTTTATATTTAGCCTTACTTTTGGGGAAAATTTAATTTATGAAGAAAGTTTTTCACCTCAATACTTGTGATACCTGCAGAAAAATTTTAGCACAGTTTGATCTTTCTGACTGGGAAAAAAGAGAAATAAGAAAAGAACCGATCACCAAAGAAGAATTGGCTGAAATGTATGAGCATACTAAGTCTTATGAAACATTATTTAGCAAGAAATCTACTCAGATCAAATTGAGAGAATTAGATGTAAAATCTTTAAAAGAAAACGATTTTAAAGATCTTATTTTAGATCATTATACTTTTTTAAAACGTCCGGTCTTCCTTACAGATAAAGAGATTTTTGTAGGAAATGATAAGAAGAATGTAGAAGCTTTGAAAGTGTTTTTCGGAGTAGAATAAGTCTGCCACGAATTCACGAATTTTAAATATCTTTTTTGAAAATAGACTCAAACCTCACAGGTTTTTAAAACCTGTGAGGTTTTTTGTGTGCCTAGTTCAAAACGATTTTCAGAATTTTAACAGCTTGTTTGGAACAATAGTAAAAGTTGTTTGGTTCCAAACAAACTGCGGGAAACAAAACACAGTTGACGGAAGTCTCAAACAGATCGTGGGAAACAAAATGCAATCGCAGGAAGTTTCAAACAAACAGTTGGAAACAAAACACAGTAGACAGAAGTCTCAAACAGTTTGCGGGAAACAGAATACAATTACAGTAAGTCTCAAACAAACTGTGGGAAATAAAAAATAATTCAGAAAACGAATCGATAGCGATAAATATGATTGTTTGACTGAATTCTAGCCCGGATAGGAGAGACATCCTTTTGTGTGGCGGATGAAGAGAAACGGAAGCCGCTACGCAAAAGATATAGCGGATAGCCGGAAAAAGCTTCAAATAAAAAAATAATATTAGCTTTTCAACGTATTCAAATAGCTCCTAAAGAAAAACCGCTTCATCAAAATGATAAAGCGGTTTTTTTATATTTAAAGAATATTCGATTATACAAATGGCATTTTCACCACTTTCGCCGGAATATTTTTGTTTCTTACCTGAATAAAGATTTCTGTTCCCAGTTTGAAATGAGGCTTGTCTACATAAGCGATTCCCAAACCGATTTTTTTCATTGGCGACTGAGTTCCTGAAGTTACTTTCCCGATTACATTTCCTTCAGCATCCACCACAGGATAATCGTGTCTTGGAACGCCTTTGTCTGTCAATTCGAAACCAACTAATTTTCTGGTAACGCCAACTTCTTTTTGTTTTGCGAAAATATCTTTAGAAACAAAATCCTTATCAAACTTTGTAATCCAGCCCAATCCCGCTTCAATAGGAGAAGTTGTGTCGTCGATATCCATTCCGTAAAGACAGAATCCTTTTTCTAGTCTTAAAGTGTCTCTTGCAGCCAATCCGCAAGGAATAATACCTTCTTCAGCTCCAGCTTCAATAATAGCATCCCACAGTTTTTCTGCAGATTCGTTGTTGAAATAAATTTCAAAACCACCGCTTCCTGTATAACCAGTGTTTGAAATAATCACATCGCTTACTCCGGCAACAGAACCAACTGTGAAGTTGTAATATGGAATTTCAGAAAGGTTAGTTTCTGTTAATTTCTGAAGGATTTCGGTCGCTTTTGGTCCCTGAACTGCCAATAAAGACATTTCGTCTGAAGCGTTGGTTAATTTTGCTCCGAAACTGTTGTATTTTGAAATATGATCCCAATCTTTATCGATGTTTGAAGCATTTACAACTACAAAATATTTTTCATCTGCCATTTTGTAAACAATAAGGTCGTCTACAATTCCTCCGTTTTCGTTCGGAAGACAAGAGTACTGAGCTTTTCCGTTTTCTAAAACATCAACATTGTTTGTCGTTACAAACTGCAAAAGATCTTTTGCACCTGATCCTTCAACGAAAAACTGTCCCATGTGAGATACGTCAAATAATCCTGCTTTTTCTCTTACTGCAAAGTGTTCTTCCGTTACTCCGGAATATTGTACAGGCATTTCAAATCCTGCAAAAGGTACTATTTTCGCTCCTAAAGAAACGTGTTTGTCGTACAATGCTGTTTTTTTCATAGGTAGATTTATTTCTATTTTTTAATTTTAAAACTTTCAAAAGTCTCGTTAAAAACTTTCATATAATTTCCGTTCCAGTGTTTCTGTTGGCAATTGATGCTTACAAGAAACATATTTTTATCTTTCTGGTACAGTTTTGTAATCCAGAATAGTTTTTCTTTCTCATCAAAATATTCATACTGATATTCTGAATATCCTTTTTTGCTGCCTGTATTTTTTACTTTTTTCTCGTCATCAGGAGAATTGTACAAAGCAAGGATAAATTTTTTCACTTCTGCTTTTGGCAAATCCAGGTTATGATATTCTGAAATGGTAATTGCGCCAATTTCATTGGTTGGGAAAATGTTTACAATTCCATCATCGTTCGTCGCTTTCCATGTATCGGGCATAGCGATTGAATAGTTTTCGCTTTCATAAAGTTCTTTTCCCAAATTTTGCGAAAACGAGAAAACGCTGAACAAGAATGCGGTAATAAAAAAGGTTTTTTTCATAAGTGTGTGTTTAAAAATGATGTTTGTATTCTTCCAGAATAATTTTAAACCATTCTGTAAATTGTTCGGGATGCTCTGAAATTTCTTTATCTAAATTTTCCAGCGAAATATAGCGAACTTCTGCCACTTCATCTTTATTCAGATTGAAATCAGAATTGTAAGTTCCTGTAAAGACGTGATCGAGCTCGTGTTCCCAAAGTCCGCCTCCAACATCAGCTTTATAGATAAAATGAAATTTTTCTGAAAGTTCGGTTTCAATTCCGAGCTCTTCGTTCAATCTTCTTTTTGCGCCTTCAAGATAAGTTTCTTCAATTCTGGGATGCGAACAAACTGCATTGGTCCATTGGTGAGGAGAGTGGTATTTTTCTGCAGCGCGTTTCTGCAAAAGCATTTCTCCGTTTTCATTAAATAAAAAAACCGAAAAAGCACGATGAAGAAGTCCATTAATATGAGCTTGCTGTTTTTCCATCAAACCTAAAACTTTATCCTCGGGATTTACTAATACTACCAATTCTTCCATTCCTACAAATTTAAGTTTAAAACGTGATTTTGTAAAATAAATGTTTAGTTTTTTTAATTATTTATGAAATATTGGCTTTTTTGAATGCGAAAAACATTCTCTATATTTATGAAAAATGCAATGAAATATTAAGTTTCGTTAATTTTAAATTTGATTTTGTGTTAAATTTTTAACATAAACCAAGATTAATATGACTGTTTGGATGAGAAAGTGTAACTTTGCACTTTAAAATTTTGAAGCAATGGAACTAGATTATATTGAGCATATCAGTCCGATTCTAAAAGACGGAATTAAAAATTATCTTATCGATATTGATGGAACAATTACAGAAGATGTTCCCAACGAAGAGCCGGAAAGAATGGTGACTTGCGAGCCTTTTCCAGATGCATTAGAAACCGTTAATAGATGGTATGACGAGGGTCATCAGATTTGTTTTTTTACTTCAAGAACTGAAAATTTAAAACAAATTACCATCGATTGGCTAGATAAACACGGTTTTAAATATCACAGTGTTTTGTGCGGAAAACCAAGAGGTGGAAATTATCACTGGATTGATAATCACCTGGTAAGAGCTACAAGATACAAAGGCAAATTTACCGATTTGGTAGAGAAGCAGGTTACAATAGAAGTTTTTAAAGAAGATTAAATCATAAAGAAGATTTAAAGATTAAACGAAAGGTGAAAACCAGAAATTCTTTTAATTTTTAAATCTTTTTACATTTTAAATAGATTATAAGTTAGTTATGAAAGTTTTAGCAAACGACGGTTTAGATCAGTCTGGGATTGATGCATTAACTGAAAAAGGCTTTGAAGTAATTACTACAAAAGTTCCGCAGGAGCTTCTTTTAGATTACATCAATGAGCACAAGATTCGTACAGTTTTGGTGAGAAGTGCGACGCAGGTAAGAAAAGATATTATTGATAATTGTCCGTCGCTGGAAATTATCGGTAGAG
Coding sequences within it:
- a CDS encoding arsenate reductase family protein; translated protein: MKKVFHLNTCDTCRKILAQFDLSDWEKREIRKEPITKEELAEMYEHTKSYETLFSKKSTQIKLRELDVKSLKENDFKDLILDHYTFLKRPVFLTDKEIFVGNDKKNVEALKVFFGVE
- the gcvT gene encoding glycine cleavage system aminomethyltransferase GcvT produces the protein MKKTALYDKHVSLGAKIVPFAGFEMPVQYSGVTEEHFAVREKAGLFDVSHMGQFFVEGSGAKDLLQFVTTNNVDVLENGKAQYSCLPNENGGIVDDLIVYKMADEKYFVVVNASNIDKDWDHISKYNSFGAKLTNASDEMSLLAVQGPKATEILQKLTETNLSEIPYYNFTVGSVAGVSDVIISNTGYTGSGGFEIYFNNESAEKLWDAIIEAGAEEGIIPCGLAARDTLRLEKGFCLYGMDIDDTTSPIEAGLGWITKFDKDFVSKDIFAKQKEVGVTRKLVGFELTDKGVPRHDYPVVDAEGNVIGKVTSGTQSPMKKIGLGIAYVDKPHFKLGTEIFIQVRNKNIPAKVVKMPFV
- the idi gene encoding isopentenyl-diphosphate Delta-isomerase, with amino-acid sequence MEELVVLVNPEDKVLGLMEKQQAHINGLLHRAFSVFLFNENGEMLLQKRAAEKYHSPHQWTNAVCSHPRIEETYLEGAKRRLNEELGIETELSEKFHFIYKADVGGGLWEHELDHVFTGTYNSDFNLNKDEVAEVRYISLENLDKEISEHPEQFTEWFKIILEEYKHHF
- a CDS encoding phosphoheptose isomerase; amino-acid sequence: MELDYIEHISPILKDGIKNYLIDIDGTITEDVPNEEPERMVTCEPFPDALETVNRWYDEGHQICFFTSRTENLKQITIDWLDKHGFKYHSVLCGKPRGGNYHWIDNHLVRATRYKGKFTDLVEKQVTIEVFKED